From the genome of Symphalangus syndactylus isolate Jambi chromosome 7, NHGRI_mSymSyn1-v2.1_pri, whole genome shotgun sequence, one region includes:
- the LOC129485711 gene encoding LOW QUALITY PROTEIN: tropomyosin beta chain-like (The sequence of the model RefSeq protein was modified relative to this genomic sequence to represent the inferred CDS: inserted 1 base in 1 codon), which yields MHTSANCSQMYTSNLNRSFPASCLLSPFCARIIALIIYAKELRSTINFTVPPSKQIIIVSALQEGKGHRRRKDRYDKLKRERDGLLQSSWRALGPNGCGVFVVVIVDFSFSIFHFSMFAKAKLRISLIPLFLQYHQSLSPAQSPTVTLSLQASRIHPVFTACPPARDAIRKMQMLKLDNKNAIDRLEEAKANKKQAEDHCKQLEGEQKKLKRTEVEKYSESMKEAQEKLERAEKATNAEADVASLDRHIQQVEEEPDRAQERLATTLQKLEETEKAADESERGMKVIKTRXMKDKEKMEPEEVQLKEAKRIAEDSDGKYKEVARKLLILEGDLERSEETAEVAESQARQLKEKLQTTDQTLKSLTASEEEYSTKEDKYEKEMKLLEEKLKEAETRAEFVERSVAKLEKTTDDLEETLASAKEENVEIHQTLDQTLLELSNL from the exons ATGCACACCAGTGCTAACTGCTCCCAAATGTATACCTCCAATCTCAACCGCTCATTCCCAGCATCCTGcttattgtctccattttg TGCCAGAATTATTGCATTAATCATCTACGCGAAAGAACTTCGCAGCACCATCAA TTTTACAGTTCCTCCGTCaaagcaaataataatagtaagtgCTTTACAAGAAGGTAAAGGCCACAGGAGGAGGAAAGACAGATACGATAAATTGAAAAGAGAAAGGGATGGACTTCTGCAATCATCTTGGAGAGCTCTCGG tCCAAATGGATGTggcgtttttgttgttgttattgttgatttCAGCTTTTCTATTTTCCACTTCAGTATGTTTGCAAAAGCAAAACTTCGTATTTCTCTTATTCCTCTATTT CTTCAGTACCACCAATCCCTCTCTCCAGCCCAAAGCCCCACAGTAACTCTAAGCCTTCAGG CCAGCCGGATCCACCCAGTCTTCACCGCCTGCCCGCCGGCCAGGGACGCCATCAGGAAGATGCAGATGCTAAAGCTGGACAACAAGAACGCCATCGACCGCCTGGAGGAGGCCAAAGCCAACAAGAAGCAAGCTGAGGACCACTGCAAGCAGCTGGAAGGGGAGCAGAAGAAGCTGAAGAGGACAGAGGTGGAAAAGTATTCTGAATCCATGAAGGAGGCCCAGGAGAAACTGGAGCGGGCCGAGAAGGCCACCAATGCTGAGGCAGATGTGGCCTCCCTTGACCGCCACATTCAACAGGTAGAGGAGGAGCCGGACCGGGCACAAGAGCGTCTGGCTACAACCCTGCAAAAGCTAGAGGAGACCGAGAAGGCAGCCGATGAGAGCGAGAGAGGAATGAAGGTCATAAAAACCC CCATGAAGGACAAGGAGAAGATGGAGCCGGAGGAGGTGCAGCTGAAGGAGGCCAAGCGCATCGCTGAGGATTCAGACGGCAAATACAAGGAGGTGGCCAGGAAGCTGCTGATCCTGGAGGGAGACCTGGAGCGCTCAGAAGAGACAGCTGAGGTGGCCGAGAGCCAAGCCAGACAGCTGAAGGAGAAACTTCAAACCACAGACCAGACCCTCAAGTCCCTGACGGCCTCAGAGGAGGAGTATTCCACCAAAGAAGATAAATATGAAAAGGAGATGAAACTGCTGGAGGAGAAGctgaaggaggctgagaccagagcAGAGTTTGTCGAAAGGTCTGTGGCAAAGTTAGAGAAAACCACTGATGACCTAGAAGAGACGTTGGCCAGTGCCAAGGAGGAGAACGTGGAGATTCATCAGACCTTGGACCAGACCCTGCTGGAACTCAGCAACCTGTGA